The Euphorbia lathyris chromosome 8, ddEupLath1.1, whole genome shotgun sequence genome has a window encoding:
- the LOC136203670 gene encoding zinc finger CCCH domain-containing protein 39 — MSYTDSRPFMSPQPSYQSGSDAIGIWPQFPMNEQFDSLSQIENHQPPFKRPRNSDDSNQSICSRTPLPNLPINKGTTNIFFKTRMCAKYRTGNCRNGENCNFAHGLQDLRQPPPNWQDIVGVGANARGEEDRPLGNWDDDQIILKWSLCKKFNNGEECPYGNKCTFRHQDSAKFRDEMGKFRESSAISIGTTGQPIMHGNIVLNAVETNKPVNNSISDSFRANLKPVYWKTKLCVKWDTTGQCPFGDKCHFAHGQAELQVHVGRAEGEAGNSTSSVLTKPTPSAINGTQNMSANVPILIGEGRSKKCLLKLKGPKKINRIYGDWLDDLPLVQNFTSQVES, encoded by the exons ATGAGTTACACCGATTCTAGACCTTTCATGTCGCCACAGCCTTCATACCAATCAGGCAGTGATGCCATAGGTATTTGGCCTCAATTCCCTATGAATGAACAGTTTGACTCACTCTCACAAATTGAGAATCATCAACCCCCTTTTAAAAGACCTAGAAATTCTGATGATAGCAACCAATCAATATGCTCTAGAACACCCCTACCTAACCTTCCAATCAATAAAGGAACAACAAACATTTTTTTCAAGACCAGAATGTGCGCCAAGTATAGAACTGGTAATTGTAGAAATGGTGAGAATTGCAACTTTGCTCATGGTCTGCAAGACTTGAGGCAGCCCCCTCCCAATTGGCAGGACATTGTAGGGGTAGGTGCAAATGCACGTGGTGAAGAGGATAGGCCGCTTGGGAATTGGGATGATGATCAGATAATACTCAAGTGGAGTCTATGCAAGAAGTTTAATAACGGGGAGGAATGCCCTTATGGGAATAAGTGTACTTTTCGTCATCAAGATTCCGCCAAGTTCAGGGATGAAATGGGCAAATTCCGGGAGAGTTCTGCCATAAGCATTGGGACCACTGGGCAACCAATCATGCATGGAAATATTGTGCTGAATGCAGTTGAAACTAATAAGCCTGTGAATAATTCCATTTCTGATTCTTTTAGAGCAAATTTGAAACCTGTTTATTGGAAGACAAAGTTGTGCGTGAAATGGGACACAACGGGTCAATGCCCATTTGGTGACAAGTGTCACTTTGCTCATGGGCAAGCAG AGTTACAAGTTCATGTTGGGCGCGCAGAAGGGGAAGCAGGGAATTCAACCTCCTCCGTTTTGACCAAACCAACACCAAGTGCTATTAACGGAACTCAAAACATGAGTGCAAATGTTCCCATCTTAATTGGAGAAGGACGGAGTAAAAAATGCTTGCTGAAGTTGAAAGGACCCAAGAAAATAAATCGGATATATGGCGACTGGCTTGACGACCTGCCATTAGTGCAGAACTTTACAAGCCAAGTAGAGAGTTGA